GATGTGCGAAGTAGTGCGTGCCAAGGCGCCTCGCGCCACGATCGTCGTGGGCGGCCATGTGGCGAATATCCCGGACCTCGCGGAACGCATCGACGCCGATCACATCGTGCGGGGCGAAGGAGTGCGTTGGTTTCGCGAGTTTCTCGGCGAGAACGTCGAACGACCGCTGTGGCATCCGCTGATCAAGTCCGGCCTCGGCGCCCGCTGCATGGGCCTCGCGGTACGTGACCGTCCCGGCGACGTGGCGGCGACGGTGATTCCCTCGGTGGGCTGCCCACTGGGCTGCAACTTCTGCTCGACGTCGGCCATGTTCGGCGGCAAAGGACGATTCGTGGACTTTTATTCTTCCGGGGACGAGTTGTTCGAGATCATGCGGCAGCTGGCCCAAGCGATGCAAGTTCGATCGTTCTTCATCATGGACGAGAACTTTCTGCTGCACCGCAAGCGTGCGATGCGATTGTTGGAGCTGATGGAAGAGCACGACAAGTCCTGGTCGCTTTACGTCTTCAGCTCGGCGAACGTGCTGTCGTCGTACCGCCGCGAGGACCTGGTGCGGCTGGGCGTCTCCTGGGTGTGGATGGGACTGGAAGGGGAGGCCAGCCAATACGCCAAGTTGCGCGGAATCGATACACGCGCCTTGGTGAAGGATTTGCAGTCGCACGGCATCCGCGTGCTCGGTTCGTCGATTATCGGTCTGGAGGAGCATACGCTCGAAAACATCGACCAGGCGATCGACTTCGCCGTTGCGCACGACACGGACTTTCATCAGTTCATGCTCTACACGCCCATCCCCGGCACGCCCCTGCACTCGACGCTTAAAGCGCAAGGCCGTATCAAGTCGGATCAAGAAATTCATCCGGGAGACGTGCATGGCCAAGCGTTGTTCAACTATCGACACCCGCATCTTCCCGACGGCTCTGAAGCCGATCTGGTGTTGCGGGCATTCACGCGCGACTTCGAGGTCAACGGTCCGAGCGTGGCTCGAATCGCTCGGACCACGCTGCAAGGATGGAATCGCTATTGTGATCATGTGGATTCGAGGGTGCGCGATCGGTATCTCTGGGAGGGTCGGGAGCTGGCAACCACCTACGCGGCCGCGGCGGGGGCCTCGCGGGCGCACTTGCGGGAAAACAAAACCGTGGAGCATCGTTTGGACGCATTGCTGAGCGACTTGCACGCGGCGTTTGGCTGGAAGTCAAGGCTGGCGTCATCGATCGGCGGCCGATTCGTGTTGCGCGCCTTGCGGCGCGAAGAATCGCGCCTTGCGCGGGGGTGGACGATGGAACCTCCTACGTATTTCGAAGTGAACGACGCGCTGGCGAATCAAATGGCCTCGCTTGGCGAGCGGTGCGTGACCGTCTCGCAGTGCGTTGGCGCCACCCCCTGAGCTAAGCCACGATCGGCACGACGCGAGAACCGGGCACCAACAACCCGCCGCGCACGACCGACGCCATGTAGCCG
Above is a window of Planctomycetia bacterium DNA encoding:
- a CDS encoding cobalamin-dependent protein (Presence of a B(12) (cobalamin)-binding domain implies dependence on cobalamin itself, in one of its several forms, or in some unusual lineages, dependence on a cobalamin-like analog.), translated to MTTVWSALNVNNSPMPRRRQNRNCTILLSSVFGPFAQDDDFGSRTLNPMELYHNQVTRTQGAFSLRMFHRSWGLMMIQSNITAPCAVLDFPSLERFAEEVSTGRYDVIGITSIVSNWMKVRKMCEVVRAKAPRATIVVGGHVANIPDLAERIDADHIVRGEGVRWFREFLGENVERPLWHPLIKSGLGARCMGLAVRDRPGDVAATVIPSVGCPLGCNFCSTSAMFGGKGRFVDFYSSGDELFEIMRQLAQAMQVRSFFIMDENFLLHRKRAMRLLELMEEHDKSWSLYVFSSANVLSSYRREDLVRLGVSWVWMGLEGEASQYAKLRGIDTRALVKDLQSHGIRVLGSSIIGLEEHTLENIDQAIDFAVAHDTDFHQFMLYTPIPGTPLHSTLKAQGRIKSDQEIHPGDVHGQALFNYRHPHLPDGSEADLVLRAFTRDFEVNGPSVARIARTTLQGWNRYCDHVDSRVRDRYLWEGRELATTYAAAAGASRAHLRENKTVEHRLDALLSDLHAAFGWKSRLASSIGGRFVLRALRREESRLARGWTMEPPTYFEVNDALANQMASLGERCVTVSQCVGATP